The following coding sequences are from one Thermoplasmata archaeon window:
- a CDS encoding DUF6015 family protein — MGFVSVEMLAAALREKLKGKAYEEEDIEKLAEYVMSFFGFEDRIIDNMLNNEDRDMFYFLEDNGILRSGFEDTTVEKGKPWRIHYWILNKEEIFRIVEQANQKKKIAENEIYALYENPDLWKRSDDNHESQ, encoded by the coding sequence ATGGGATTTGTCTCTGTTGAAATGCTGGCTGCAGCGCTCCGCGAAAAATTAAAGGGAAAAGCATACGAGGAAGAGGATATTGAAAAGCTGGCTGAATATGTAATGAGCTTCTTCGGTTTTGAAGATAGAATTATTGACAACATGTTGAATAACGAGGATAGAGATATGTTCTACTTCCTGGAAGACAATGGAATCCTCAGGTCTGGCTTTGAAGATACCACTGTGGAGAAAGGGAAGCCCTGGCGTATTCATTACTGGATTCTTAACAAAGAGGAAATCTTCCGTATTGTTGAACAAGCAAACCAGAAAAAGAAAATTGCAGAAAACGAGATATATGCTCTCTATGAAAACCCAGACCTCTGGAAAAGGAGCGACGACAATCATGAATCTCAATGA